AATGATCTCCTCCAAGGAGAGGGACTCCTATGACATtagtgatgatgaagataataaGAGAATAGACAAGAAGGAAAGTGGTGGCAAGTATAGGAAAATAGGcgagaaagaagaagaggatgaCAACGATAAAAAGGAcgatgatgataatggcAAAAAGGGCGACGGTAAAAGTGAATCAGAGGAtagtgataaagatgaggGAGAAGAATCAAAGTTTAAGTTGGACAAAAAGTACTGGGATCCCGACCTTCTTGAACCAGAATACATAATCAGTGAGTGGTTTGCGATAATGGACGGTAAAAAATTCAAGGAGGTCCACAAGACAAAAATCCCATACGTGTCGGAATCTGAACGAGCCTACAACATTAGATACCTAAAAGATAAAAAGTCTAGTTACTTGAGGAACCAGTACACGTCAGGGGCGTTGTACGGAGCCAATAGTGATTACTCAAATGATGAGACAGACTACATAAAACCAGTGGACACAGAAACACCTTCCGGTCAGGACGATAGTCAAGATAGCAATGAGGATAACACAAGAGACCCTGGTAGCGacaaagatgaaaatgaaaacaACAATAGAGCGGCAGAACTCCGTCAAGAGAATGGGCCAGAGGATGGATCTGGGGTCGGAGTAGACGAACCAACCAACCAGGATCCAGATCAGTCCTTGGACGACAAAAATTCCGATCAATCTGTTGACGGAGCATTTGATTCAGTTGATACAGATCAGAATTCCGACGTAGACAGCGGAGTTCAACCCCCTAGAGACCAGGAACTCAAATCCCGGAATAGCAACGACAATGTACACGGTACCAGCGATAGACAACTCGGAGTATCTGGAGGAAATCGCAGACGAAATCGTCGGGGTGATAGACGCAGGAGTCGCTCGCCTGAGAGGGACACTCGAGACGCTCTCGCACATGTAGATTCCgataaaaatgttgcagAGGAAGACGTACAAAATGGTGTAGATCCTGAGTTTGGCGACGCTTCAAAGGATGTGGATGGTTCCACAAGGAACGTTGACGATCCCCTCAGAGACGATGATGATTCTCCTAGGAAAATTAACGATACTTCCAGGAACGTCGATGGTTCTCCCGGAGACATTGATGACACTTCTGATGACTTTGATGATTCTA
This region of Theileria equi strain WA chromosome 1, complete sequence genomic DNA includes:
- a CDS encoding hypothetical protein (encoded by transcript BEWA_032660A); translated protein: MSNFSLYTLVCLYTVVYSPIVRGDSPANSESSIKDIPQGYGTFGYENAGGLIPNGRESLLSDPEISPLRPGNVEVYEKGGPGKTDESPVEIGSDARILKRKRKGTNKRKDRKKKGGFLSKRDKKRKNKKSGRRVTRREMISSKERDSYDISDDEDNKRIDKKESGGKYRKIGEKEEEDDNDKKDDDDNGKKGDGKSESEDSDKDEGEESKFKLDKKYWDPDLLEPEYIISEWFAIMDGKKFKEVHKTKIPYVSESERAYNIRYLKDKKSSYLRNQYTSGALYGANSDYSNDETDYIKPVDTETPSGQDDSQDSNEDNTRDPGSDKDENENNNRAAELRQENGPEDGSGVGVDEPTNQDPDQSLDDKNSDQSVDGAFDSVDTDQNSDVDSGVQPPRDQELKSRNSNDNVHGTSDRQLGVSGGNRRRNRRGDRRRSRSPERDTRDALAHVDSDKNVAEEDVQNGVDPEFGDASKDVDGSTRNVDDPLRDDDDSPRKINDTSRNVDGSPGDIDDTSDDFDDSRKVSSSSRSVNDTSKDVGDDSRKVSSSSRSVNDTSRDIDDTSDDFDSSRKVNNSPRSVDDNSDTGNDESENDSKSISEDVVPLGYSDKESPDKQDDEERSKENSSRLRGTRNMKRQPDSQCQKKLAALQKRYNALKKRLS